A window of the Cannabis sativa cultivar Pink pepper isolate KNU-18-1 chromosome X, ASM2916894v1, whole genome shotgun sequence genome harbors these coding sequences:
- the LOC115700723 gene encoding uncharacterized protein LOC115700723, which yields MTSIFRRRNNTHQDQENDPSQREIKLNELKTAIGPLSGRSLQYCTDPCFKRYLEARNWNVDKSKKMLEESLKWRSVFKPEDIRWEDIAVEGETGKIYRANFHDRQGRSVLILRPAKQNTASLDNQMRHLVYLIENAILNLPEGEEQMAWLIDFTGWTLSTSVPIKSARETVNILQNHYPERLAVAFLYNPPRIFEAFWKIVKYFLDAKTFHKVKFVYPKNKDSVELMKQYFDEENLPTDFGGKAVLNYDYEEFSRLMAQDDAKYVALHGSKEKLSQATNGLSGAEVAPEPAS from the exons ATGACTAGCATTTTTCGTAGACGGAATAATACCCATCAAGATCAGGAGAATGATCCATCACAGCGCGAAATAAAG CTTAATGAGCTCAAGACTGCAATTGGCCCACTTAGTGGACGCAGTTTACAATACTGTACTGATCCATGCTTTAAGAGGTACTTGGAAGCTCGGAATTGGAATGTAgacaaatcaaagaaaatgcTGGAAGAGTCACTTAAATGGAGATCAGTTTTTAAGCCTGAAGACATCCGTTGG GAGGATATAGCAGTTGAAGGCGAGACTGGAAAAATCTACCGGGCAAATTTTCATGATCGGCAAGGAAGGAGTGTTCTAATATTAAGACCAGCAAAGCAG AACACTGCTTCACTAGACAATCAGATGCGACATCTAGTGTATCTGATAGAGAATGCTATCCTGAACCTTCCAGAGGGTGAAGAACAGATGGCATGGTTGATAGACTTCACTGGCTGGACATTGAGTACAAGTGTGCCGATCAAATCAGCTCGTGAaactgtaaatattttacagaACCACTATCCCGAGAGGCTAGCTGTGGCTTTTCTGTACAACCCCCCACGGATTTTTGAAGCATTCTGGAAG ATCGTCAAGTATTTCTTGGACGCCAAGACCTTCCACAAGGTCAAGTTTGTTTACCCGAAGAACAAAGATAGCGTGGAGCTTATGAAGCAGTATTTTGACGAGGAGAATCTTCCGACGGACTTTGGTGGAAAAGCCGTTTTGAATTATGACTACGAAGAGTTCTCAAGATTAATGGCTCAAGATGATGCCAAGTATGTTGCTTTACATGGTTCCAAGGAGAAGCTCAGCCAGGCCACCAATGGGCTCTCTGGGGCTGAAGTGGCTCCTGAACCAGCCAGTTGA